A single genomic interval of Halobacillus halophilus DSM 2266 harbors:
- a CDS encoding alkaline phosphatase, giving the protein MLKKSAAVLASSTMLFAGAAFGGGQEVHAGEHETSEVKNVIYMIPDGYSTSYATNYRWFKGEDSAFDPYLKGMMKTYSEDSEVTDSAAAGTAMATGSKTNNGMVGVTPDGEEVESILDVSEKAGKSSGLVATSTITHATPATFGSSVKDRDDQAKIAPQYLENDVDVIMGGGKEYFLPESEGGKQKENNLVEQAQEDGYSYVENKEEMMDLKEDEKVLGLFAEGPMSSELDRDETDQPSLSDMTSSAIDALSQDEDGFFLMVEGSQIDWAGHAHDAAWAMNDTQAFEKAVTEALEFAKQDKNTLVVIAGDHDTGGMSVGANGEYDVKQDVVQEITATGDHMAEQLNDDKSNIKDVVNEYTGLELSKEEVETIRSSETPNAAINQIVSDRALVGWTSSNHTGVDVPVYAFGPSSDQFSGLVNNTDMPKKIAAAMGHKLDDEDGGHEGGMAWKEHDGIEYAVPMGGWHKGSVVDYLKSNGYKANFSFRGEIADSFDINNYQGTYDQNVFMLQTLKDEWHSK; this is encoded by the coding sequence ATGCTCAAAAAATCTGCTGCTGTATTGGCAAGTTCGACTATGTTGTTCGCTGGAGCTGCTTTTGGAGGAGGTCAAGAGGTTCATGCGGGAGAGCACGAAACTTCTGAAGTAAAGAACGTTATTTACATGATTCCCGATGGCTATTCAACTTCCTATGCCACGAACTATCGATGGTTTAAAGGGGAAGATTCTGCTTTCGATCCTTACTTAAAAGGAATGATGAAAACCTATTCGGAGGATTCTGAAGTGACCGATTCAGCCGCAGCTGGAACGGCTATGGCTACAGGGTCTAAAACGAACAATGGCATGGTTGGCGTAACTCCAGATGGTGAAGAAGTGGAAAGTATTCTTGATGTATCCGAAAAAGCAGGTAAATCATCTGGCCTAGTAGCTACCTCAACAATTACACATGCTACTCCGGCTACATTTGGTTCGTCTGTAAAAGATCGTGATGACCAGGCGAAAATTGCTCCTCAGTACTTAGAAAATGATGTAGACGTGATCATGGGCGGAGGTAAAGAATACTTCCTTCCTGAATCTGAGGGTGGAAAACAAAAAGAAAATAACCTCGTTGAACAGGCTCAGGAAGACGGTTATTCTTATGTGGAAAATAAAGAGGAAATGATGGATCTTAAGGAAGACGAGAAAGTTCTTGGTCTGTTCGCTGAAGGTCCAATGAGCTCAGAACTGGATAGAGATGAAACCGATCAGCCAAGTCTTTCTGATATGACTTCTTCTGCTATCGACGCTCTTTCTCAAGATGAAGATGGATTCTTTCTTATGGTAGAAGGCAGTCAAATTGACTGGGCCGGCCATGCTCACGATGCTGCCTGGGCTATGAACGATACTCAAGCTTTTGAAAAAGCTGTAACAGAAGCTTTGGAATTTGCTAAACAAGATAAAAATACTTTAGTTGTGATTGCAGGTGACCATGACACAGGCGGTATGAGTGTTGGTGCTAACGGTGAATATGATGTGAAACAAGATGTTGTTCAGGAAATTACGGCTACTGGCGATCATATGGCGGAGCAATTGAATGACGACAAATCTAATATTAAAGATGTAGTTAACGAATATACTGGTTTGGAGTTGAGCAAAGAAGAGGTTGAAACCATCCGTTCTTCGGAAACTCCTAACGCGGCGATCAACCAAATTGTCAGTGACCGCGCGCTCGTAGGTTGGACAAGTTCCAATCACACTGGAGTAGATGTACCTGTTTATGCATTCGGTCCATCTTCTGATCAGTTTTCCGGATTGGTAAACAATACGGATATGCCGAAAAAAATAGCAGCTGCCATGGGTCATAAGCTAGATGACGAAGACGGAGGCCATGAAGGTGGAATGGCTTGGAAAGAACATGACGGCATAGAATATGCAGTCCCTATGGGTGGATGGCACAAAGGAAGTGTCGTAGATTACTTAAAATCCAACGGATACAAGGCGAATTTTTCCTTCCGCGGTGAAATTGCAGACAGCTTTGACATAAACAATTATCAAGGCACTTACGATCAGAATGTGTTTATGCTGCAAACGTTAAAAGATGAATGGCACAGTAAATAA
- a CDS encoding rhodanese-like domain-containing protein — protein sequence MAKTIQPEQVESKRKENHIQVLDVRTNEEVAEGKIPEALHIPLDEIEERVGELDPNKEYITVCRSGRRSDMAADIMNDRGLNALNMEGGMKAWTGEVR from the coding sequence ATGGCTAAAACCATTCAGCCTGAACAAGTTGAAAGCAAGCGAAAAGAAAACCACATTCAAGTTCTTGATGTACGGACCAATGAAGAAGTTGCAGAAGGTAAAATTCCTGAAGCTCTTCATATCCCATTGGATGAAATAGAAGAACGAGTTGGAGAGCTTGACCCTAACAAGGAATATATCACGGTATGCCGCTCTGGCAGACGAAGTGATATGGCTGCCGACATCATGAATGATAGAGGCTTAAATGCCCTTAACATGGAAGGCGGCATGAAAGCCTGGACTGGAGAAGTACGATAA
- a CDS encoding LysM peptidoglycan-binding domain-containing protein, protein MGEKFFKYSVIFLLFMGSILSFSIPVEASASEFVTKGNTYGKRVALTFDDGSDGTNIANILQTLSKENIHSTFFLTGSGTKAHPNAIKDIKSAGHELANHSYSHADFTELSSAEIKNELDRTEAAVKSTTGLSTKPLFRAPFGSVNSTVLKAVGNAGYTHTIHWNIDTLDWKGLSETEVYNRVVNNIVPGSIVLMHTGAGASGTPGALPDIIRSLKAKGYQFVTVSEILNMPSASGTIHTVKAGDTLYSLAGKYEVTVNQIVKANNLVNANVIQIGQRLSIPGDTPNPPPAQGESYTVKAGDTLYSIAKRYNVSLNDLIEANQISNPTYIRIGQNLVIPQDMKNYTVKAGDTLYSIARRNGTTVQRLAEVNNISNTSLIYPGRTLVLP, encoded by the coding sequence ATGGGAGAGAAGTTTTTTAAATACAGTGTGATCTTTCTTCTGTTTATGGGCAGTATCCTGTCTTTTTCTATTCCTGTAGAAGCGTCCGCTTCAGAGTTTGTTACCAAAGGAAATACCTATGGTAAACGTGTAGCTTTAACGTTTGATGACGGCTCCGATGGGACAAACATTGCTAATATCCTGCAAACGCTCTCCAAAGAAAATATCCACTCGACCTTCTTTTTAACAGGCTCCGGAACAAAAGCTCATCCAAATGCTATTAAAGATATTAAATCAGCCGGTCACGAATTAGCTAATCACTCCTATTCCCATGCTGATTTTACTGAGCTATCAAGCGCTGAAATAAAAAATGAATTAGACCGGACTGAAGCTGCGGTAAAAAGTACGACAGGATTATCAACCAAACCATTATTCAGGGCACCTTTTGGCTCCGTAAATTCCACTGTACTTAAAGCCGTAGGAAACGCGGGCTATACCCACACCATCCACTGGAATATTGATACACTGGATTGGAAAGGTCTATCAGAAACAGAGGTTTATAACCGGGTGGTGAATAACATCGTTCCAGGTTCCATTGTGCTGATGCACACCGGTGCGGGAGCCTCCGGGACTCCGGGTGCACTTCCGGATATCATCCGGTCATTAAAAGCCAAAGGCTATCAATTTGTTACCGTTTCGGAAATTTTAAATATGCCTTCTGCTTCAGGAACCATTCATACGGTAAAAGCAGGAGATACTCTTTATAGCCTCGCTGGAAAATATGAGGTAACGGTAAATCAAATTGTAAAAGCGAATAACCTGGTAAATGCTAATGTAATTCAGATTGGCCAACGCCTTTCCATTCCAGGGGATACGCCGAATCCTCCGCCTGCCCAGGGAGAGAGCTATACAGTGAAAGCCGGGGACACACTTTACAGCATTGCTAAAAGATATAACGTCTCCCTGAATGACCTTATTGAGGCAAATCAAATTTCAAACCCCACCTATATACGGATCGGGCAAAATCTGGTGATCCCTCAGGATATGAAAAATTACACCGTAAAAGCTGGGGATACCCTTTATAGTATAGCGCGGAGAAACGGAACAACGGTTCAGCGTTTAGCGGAGGTTAACAATATTTCAAATACGAGTTTAATCTATCCTGGTAGAACGTTAGTGCTTCCATAA
- a CDS encoding amino acid ABC transporter substrate-binding protein, which translates to MKKLTWLTITSLFIIILSACGSSVDEEESSSGSDQSSDKSLYEQIQEEGVLTVGTEGTYAPYTFHNENDELTGYDVEVAKEIGKRLDLEIEFKETKWDSMFAGLNSNRFDMIANQVGIKPDREEKYSFSVPYTYTSAVLVARKDNNDMQSFEDLEGAVSAQSLTSNYADIAKEYGAEIQSVEGFNPAMELLNNDRVDATVNDRLSVLDYLKEKGDQSKVEIVAKEDNASETAMMFRQDNPELVEAVSGALKEMKEDGTLEEISNEWFNEDVSTQ; encoded by the coding sequence ATGAAAAAATTAACTTGGTTAACCATTACGTCATTATTTATTATTATACTTTCAGCCTGCGGATCAAGTGTAGATGAAGAGGAGTCTTCATCTGGCAGTGACCAAAGCAGTGACAAAAGTTTATATGAACAAATTCAAGAAGAAGGGGTCCTGACGGTAGGAACCGAAGGGACTTATGCCCCGTACACGTTCCATAACGAAAACGATGAACTCACAGGGTATGATGTAGAAGTAGCAAAGGAAATCGGCAAGCGTTTAGATCTTGAAATTGAATTCAAGGAAACCAAATGGGATTCTATGTTTGCCGGCTTGAACAGCAATCGTTTTGATATGATTGCGAATCAGGTAGGGATTAAACCGGATCGAGAAGAGAAGTACAGCTTTTCTGTACCTTACACTTATACATCAGCTGTTCTGGTAGCAAGAAAAGATAACAACGATATGCAAAGTTTTGAAGACTTGGAGGGCGCCGTGTCCGCTCAGTCATTAACAAGTAACTATGCCGATATCGCGAAAGAATACGGGGCTGAGATTCAAAGTGTGGAAGGGTTCAATCCTGCTATGGAATTATTAAATAATGACCGTGTCGATGCTACCGTGAATGACCGTCTTTCCGTGTTGGATTATTTGAAGGAAAAAGGCGATCAGTCGAAAGTGGAGATTGTTGCTAAAGAGGATAACGCATCAGAAACGGCTATGATGTTCCGTCAGGATAATCCTGAACTTGTGGAGGCCGTAAGCGGAGCACTGAAAGAAATGAAAGAGGACGGTACGCTAGAAGAAATTTCTAACGAATGGTTCAATGAAGATGTTTCTACTCAGTAG
- a CDS encoding amino acid ABC transporter permease, which translates to MKMFLLSSFLSSEDVTILQDSFLPLLKGVLSYTIPLTLISFAIGLILAITTALFRISGIKVLSGIARVYVSIIRGTPLLVQLFIVFYGLGNLGIEALKFEPFVGAIIAFSLNTGAYASETIRASILSIEKGQWEASSSIGMSYLQSLRRVILPQATRVSVPPLSNSFIGLVKETSLASTILVSEMFRKAQEIVATTYTPLLVYVEAGAIYWVICFLLSVLQGRIENRMNRYVKT; encoded by the coding sequence ATGAAGATGTTTCTACTCAGTAGCTTTCTCAGTTCAGAGGACGTGACTATATTACAAGACTCCTTTCTTCCTTTGTTGAAAGGAGTTCTTTCTTATACGATTCCCCTTACGCTCATTTCTTTTGCAATTGGGCTGATATTGGCGATCACGACGGCTTTATTTAGAATTTCCGGTATCAAAGTACTGTCTGGAATAGCCAGAGTGTACGTATCCATTATTCGCGGGACTCCTCTGCTTGTCCAGTTGTTCATTGTCTTCTACGGGTTAGGTAATTTAGGAATCGAAGCTTTGAAATTTGAACCTTTTGTGGGAGCGATTATTGCGTTCTCCTTAAATACGGGGGCGTATGCTTCCGAGACGATACGGGCCTCTATTTTATCGATTGAAAAGGGACAGTGGGAGGCTTCGTCATCTATCGGAATGTCTTATCTTCAATCTTTAAGACGAGTGATCCTTCCTCAAGCTACGAGGGTGTCGGTTCCTCCTTTATCCAATTCATTTATTGGGTTGGTTAAAGAAACATCACTGGCTTCTACGATTCTGGTCAGTGAAATGTTCAGAAAAGCTCAGGAAATTGTAGCCACGACTTATACTCCTTTACTGGTGTACGTGGAAGCGGGTGCTATTTATTGGGTCATATGCTTTCTACTATCGGTTCTGCAAGGCAGAATTGAGAACCGCATGAACCGTTATGTGAAAACGTAA
- a CDS encoding amino acid ABC transporter ATP-binding protein gives MINMNNISKQFGDLVVLKDISLQVEQGKVVVIIGPSGSGKTTLLRCLNVLERPEDGSITIDQQTLKFSEKVSKKEIREFRKQTGMVFQTYNLFPHFTAVQNVMEGPITVQKVAKAKAREKAVDILTKVGLHEKMEVYPYQLSGGQQQRVGIARAMAIDPKVMLFDEPTSALDPELVGEVLQVMKKLAAEGRTMVVVTHEMSFAKEVADEVLFMDNGMIVERGEPSVLFEQPKEERTKQFLNLIKQ, from the coding sequence ATGATTAACATGAACAATATATCAAAACAATTTGGCGACTTAGTCGTTTTAAAAGATATCAGTTTACAAGTAGAACAAGGAAAAGTGGTCGTCATCATTGGTCCTTCAGGTTCGGGTAAAACGACGCTTCTCCGGTGCTTGAACGTTCTTGAACGACCGGAAGACGGCTCCATCACAATTGATCAGCAGACTCTTAAATTTTCAGAAAAGGTTTCCAAAAAAGAAATTAGGGAGTTCAGGAAACAAACCGGCATGGTTTTTCAAACCTATAATTTGTTTCCTCACTTTACGGCCGTTCAAAATGTGATGGAAGGTCCCATAACCGTCCAAAAAGTCGCTAAGGCCAAAGCGCGTGAAAAAGCAGTGGATATTCTGACTAAAGTTGGTCTCCACGAGAAAATGGAAGTGTATCCTTATCAGCTTTCAGGAGGGCAGCAGCAGAGAGTGGGGATTGCCAGGGCCATGGCGATTGACCCTAAAGTCATGTTGTTTGATGAACCGACTTCAGCACTGGATCCGGAATTAGTCGGTGAAGTTCTCCAAGTCATGAAGAAACTAGCAGCGGAAGGTCGTACGATGGTGGTCGTTACTCACGAAATGAGCTTTGCTAAAGAAGTAGCTGATGAAGTGCTGTTTATGGATAATGGCATGATCGTTGAAAGAGGCGAACCATCTGTTCTATTTGAACAGCCTAAGGAAGAACGCACAAAGCAATTTTTAAATTTAATAAAGCAGTAA
- a CDS encoding M14 family metallopeptidase, whose protein sequence is MTAIEKYFKRDYEQSRETFQEHVSTIKKKWPQAVLSTETIGEDPDNTIDVIYSEALTSNDQVVFFTTGEHGIEGYAGAAVTHLFVEEYLDQIDPQTTGICLVHAINPWGMRNFRRVTENNVDLNRNYLFEPGSVPENVNENYSEERHIFQPNGPVKDVAKEKTELYEQLSKGMMREGYSGIKKAKGMGQFEFPHGVYYGGSSEEESASFLKAWQRKLLSTYPRVIHMDWHTALGPTNEVTMVVSEHDEREEEHMKEEYGMENIQKFTPKKVKGDSTNYFHKVKNEENPDTYLFSALFEFGTFGTSRKAELREFTTIILENQLYWEGAEKEQDRQWILEEFKNMFYPNQEEWRQSVLEEARLAIESILTQEEILVSYQTT, encoded by the coding sequence ATGACAGCAATAGAAAAATATTTTAAGAGAGATTATGAACAATCCAGAGAAACATTCCAAGAACATGTATCCACCATCAAAAAAAAGTGGCCTCAGGCTGTTTTATCCACCGAAACCATCGGAGAGGATCCGGACAATACCATTGATGTTATTTATTCCGAAGCGCTTACGTCGAACGATCAAGTCGTTTTTTTCACCACTGGGGAGCACGGGATTGAAGGTTATGCCGGAGCAGCAGTAACTCACCTGTTTGTCGAGGAATACCTTGATCAAATCGATCCACAAACTACTGGCATCTGCCTCGTCCACGCCATCAACCCCTGGGGAATGCGGAATTTCAGACGTGTAACTGAAAATAACGTGGATTTGAACCGTAATTATTTATTCGAACCAGGTTCAGTTCCTGAGAATGTAAATGAGAATTACTCGGAAGAGCGTCATATTTTTCAGCCCAACGGTCCCGTTAAGGATGTGGCCAAAGAAAAAACAGAGCTATACGAACAATTGAGTAAAGGAATGATGAGAGAAGGATACAGTGGAATTAAGAAAGCAAAAGGCATGGGACAATTTGAATTCCCACACGGTGTCTATTACGGAGGGTCGAGCGAAGAGGAATCAGCCAGCTTTTTAAAAGCTTGGCAGAGAAAACTCCTTTCTACCTATCCTCGTGTGATCCATATGGATTGGCATACAGCTCTTGGACCAACCAACGAGGTTACAATGGTCGTCTCCGAACATGATGAACGGGAAGAAGAGCATATGAAAGAAGAGTATGGAATGGAAAATATCCAAAAGTTCACTCCTAAAAAGGTAAAAGGAGACTCTACCAACTATTTTCATAAAGTAAAAAATGAAGAAAATCCAGATACGTATCTATTTTCGGCTTTATTTGAGTTTGGCACATTCGGTACAAGCCGAAAAGCAGAGCTGCGGGAATTTACAACGATCATCCTGGAAAACCAGCTTTACTGGGAAGGAGCAGAAAAGGAGCAGGATCGGCAATGGATTCTTGAGGAATTCAAAAATATGTTCTACCCCAATCAGGAGGAATGGCGGCAATCGGTACTGGAAGAAGCACGTCTCGCCATCGAGTCTATTCTTACACAAGAAGAGATTTTAGTTTCCTATCAAACTACCTAA
- a CDS encoding YjzC family protein: MAQNTYKTGEKAPESGTYKVQSLVSGGSNQDNTEVKVEKGEQFPPSPSSNEAAHWVKTS, translated from the coding sequence ATGGCACAAAACACTTATAAGACAGGCGAAAAAGCGCCAGAATCAGGCACTTACAAGGTACAAAGCTTAGTCAGTGGAGGTTCAAATCAGGACAATACTGAAGTGAAAGTGGAAAAAGGTGAACAGTTCCCCCCTTCTCCTTCAAGTAATGAAGCTGCCCACTGGGTAAAAACTTCGTAA
- a CDS encoding ring-cleaving dioxygenase, with protein MNELKGLHHVTAITSSAEKNYEFFTYVLGMRLVKKTVNQDDIQTYHLFFADDKGSPGTDMTFFDFPGIPKGEHGTNEISKTSFRVPSDEALEYWVKRFDRLDVQHEGIKETFGKRVLPFTDFDEQAYELVSDENNTGVPAGTPWQNGPIPLEYGITGLGPLHVRIADFDYFKKVLEKVLLFREIANEGPFYLFEAGEGGNGAQVVVEHNDQMPSSRQGYGTVHHAAFRVEDRDALNEWIDRMPRYGFRTSGYVNRHYFESLYAGVAPQILFEFATDGPGFMGDEPYETLGEMLSLPPMLEPKREEIEQAVRPIDTVRSTKDIKKEYN; from the coding sequence ATGAACGAATTGAAGGGCTTGCACCATGTGACCGCTATTACCAGCAGTGCGGAAAAGAATTATGAATTTTTCACATACGTACTGGGAATGCGGCTGGTGAAGAAAACGGTCAATCAGGATGATATTCAGACATACCACTTGTTTTTTGCGGATGATAAAGGGAGTCCGGGTACAGATATGACATTTTTTGATTTTCCAGGCATCCCTAAAGGTGAACACGGAACGAATGAAATATCTAAAACTTCCTTCCGGGTTCCCAGTGATGAAGCGCTCGAGTACTGGGTGAAGCGGTTCGACCGATTAGATGTTCAACACGAGGGAATCAAAGAGACATTCGGAAAGAGAGTGCTGCCGTTTACAGACTTTGATGAACAAGCATACGAACTCGTCTCCGATGAAAATAACACTGGGGTACCTGCGGGGACTCCTTGGCAGAATGGTCCGATTCCACTGGAGTATGGCATAACGGGTCTTGGACCGCTGCACGTAAGGATTGCAGACTTTGATTATTTTAAAAAAGTGCTGGAAAAAGTTCTCCTGTTCAGAGAGATTGCCAATGAAGGTCCTTTTTATCTATTTGAAGCAGGGGAAGGTGGAAATGGAGCTCAGGTGGTGGTAGAGCATAATGATCAAATGCCTTCCTCTCGCCAGGGGTACGGTACGGTTCACCATGCGGCTTTCCGTGTAGAGGATCGAGATGCACTGAATGAATGGATTGATCGTATGCCGCGGTACGGGTTCAGGACGTCTGGTTACGTAAACCGCCATTATTTCGAATCCTTATATGCCGGTGTAGCACCACAAATCTTATTTGAGTTTGCGACCGATGGCCCAGGGTTTATGGGAGATGAACCTTATGAAACACTGGGTGAAATGCTGTCGCTGCCTCCAATGCTTGAGCCTAAACGAGAAGAGATTGAACAAGCGGTACGTCCAATTGATACGGTAAGAAGTACAAAGGATATTAAGAAAGAATATAACTAA
- a CDS encoding cytochrome c biogenesis CcdA family protein gives MSVDVTIWLAFGAGVISFLSPCTLPLFPAYLSYITGMSVKEIKEDQSAKVKRKLLLHSVFFLLGVSTVFLTLGIGASYLGNVIQGFLSGESGLLLQRIAGVFIILMGFFVAGWLKINWFMSEKRMSFKPRRSFSYAGTWFAGMGFAAGWTPCIGPIFASILMLAASQPTQGVLYTVVYVLGFILPFLAFSFFLGSTRIILKYSGQIMKAGGAMMIVAGALLYTGYMTRISTFMLNLVQDTWLSNLGFIF, from the coding sequence ATGTCGGTCGATGTAACGATATGGCTTGCTTTTGGAGCCGGAGTCATTTCATTTTTATCTCCATGTACACTTCCTTTGTTTCCGGCGTATTTGTCCTACATAACCGGAATGAGTGTGAAAGAGATTAAAGAGGATCAGAGTGCCAAGGTAAAAAGGAAGCTGCTTCTTCACTCGGTGTTCTTTCTATTAGGTGTATCTACCGTATTTTTGACGCTGGGGATTGGAGCATCCTACTTAGGAAACGTGATCCAGGGATTTTTATCAGGCGAATCAGGCCTTTTACTGCAGCGAATAGCAGGTGTGTTTATTATTCTGATGGGCTTTTTTGTAGCCGGATGGCTTAAAATTAATTGGTTTATGAGTGAAAAACGAATGAGCTTTAAACCGCGCCGTTCGTTTAGTTATGCCGGCACCTGGTTTGCGGGAATGGGATTTGCGGCAGGGTGGACACCGTGTATCGGTCCGATTTTTGCCTCCATTCTAATGCTTGCCGCAAGCCAGCCCACGCAGGGAGTACTGTACACAGTGGTGTACGTCCTTGGGTTTATTCTGCCGTTTCTTGCCTTCTCCTTTTTCCTAGGATCTACACGAATCATTCTGAAATATAGCGGTCAGATTATGAAAGCTGGAGGGGCTATGATGATTGTAGCAGGAGCGCTTTTATATACTGGGTATATGACGAGGATTTCGACCTTTATGTTGAACCTCGTGCAAGACACCTGGCTTTCCAATTTAGGATTTATTTTTTAA
- a CDS encoding redoxin domain-containing protein — protein MKRWIIILAVTALFGWAIYDFAYQGKASTDPEEEGTTVTTGETDERSNGPENGKTGLEKGQQAPDFTLHTLEGEEVSLSDYRGKKVMINFWATWCPPCRAEMPDMEKFYQNEDIVILAVNLTETESGLKEVQEFRDEFNLSFPILLDKKVEVANKYQINPVPTSVFVDEDGKIDSVMLGAMNYDMMLQRVEEL, from the coding sequence ATGAAACGCTGGATCATTATATTGGCTGTGACGGCTTTGTTTGGATGGGCGATCTATGATTTTGCTTATCAGGGTAAAGCGAGTACTGACCCTGAAGAAGAGGGGACGACGGTTACCACGGGAGAAACAGATGAACGTTCGAATGGGCCGGAGAACGGGAAGACGGGACTTGAAAAAGGTCAGCAGGCTCCTGACTTTACACTTCACACGCTTGAGGGAGAAGAGGTGTCTTTATCCGATTATCGGGGTAAAAAAGTGATGATTAACTTTTGGGCTACCTGGTGTCCTCCTTGCCGGGCGGAAATGCCTGATATGGAGAAATTTTATCAGAACGAAGATATTGTCATCTTAGCTGTAAATCTGACGGAAACTGAATCCGGTTTAAAAGAGGTGCAGGAGTTCAGAGATGAATTTAATTTGTCTTTTCCTATCTTATTAGATAAAAAAGTGGAAGTAGCCAATAAGTACCAGATTAATCCTGTTCCTACTTCAGTGTTCGTGGACGAAGATGGAAAAATTGATTCCGTGATGCTTGGAGCGATGAACTATGACATGATGCTTCAGCGTGTGGAGGAATTATAG
- a CDS encoding response regulator transcription factor, with amino-acid sequence MKPEILIVEDDPKISNLVALYVKNSGYEALQAYDGEEAMRLYSEQKPCLIILDLMLPKISGEEFCEWVKEGREDDPGVIMLSAKAKTDDKISGLKLGADDYVTKPFSPEELMAHVEAVLRRTGRVCQKIVLNGLVIKPRKGEVWLYDQLLELTHYEFNLLYFLMENAEHVFTREQLVQQIHPYGESEIMGRTIDAHIKKLRRKIERDPAKPERILTVRGMGYKFVQN; translated from the coding sequence ATGAAACCCGAAATTTTAATTGTAGAAGATGATCCGAAGATTTCAAATCTCGTTGCTTTGTATGTGAAAAACAGTGGTTATGAGGCACTTCAGGCTTATGATGGCGAAGAGGCAATGCGTCTGTATTCCGAGCAGAAACCATGCTTGATTATTCTTGATCTGATGCTGCCGAAAATTAGTGGGGAGGAATTCTGTGAATGGGTGAAGGAAGGACGGGAAGATGATCCCGGGGTTATTATGCTCTCGGCGAAAGCCAAAACGGATGATAAGATCAGCGGCTTGAAGCTGGGAGCAGATGACTACGTGACGAAACCGTTCAGCCCTGAAGAATTAATGGCTCACGTGGAAGCGGTACTTCGTCGAACAGGACGTGTCTGTCAAAAGATTGTTTTGAATGGCCTTGTTATCAAACCTCGAAAAGGAGAGGTGTGGCTGTACGATCAACTGCTCGAATTAACCCATTATGAGTTCAACTTGCTTTATTTTCTAATGGAAAATGCCGAACATGTATTTACACGAGAACAACTGGTTCAGCAAATCCATCCTTATGGAGAATCAGAAATCATGGGGCGTACGATTGATGCACATATAAAGAAACTGCGTAGAAAAATCGAGCGTGACCCAGCCAAGCCTGAGCGGATTCTTACCGTGAGAGGAATGGGGTATAAATTTGTTCAAAATTAG